From one Deinococcus sp. NW-56 genomic stretch:
- a CDS encoding ParA family protein — protein MFRIAVANDKGGVGKTTTAVMLATLLADKGPTLLIDADEKTASATEWAAAGPGLACTVIPVENLDATDLSPYTYLVFDTKAGEDAGDLLELSQAVDLLIVPTKPDALSLRALPKTLAPLIERGIKNYRVLITDVPPSPSTDGHEARAALMDLGVPVFSRDIRRASAFNKAALAGTRVRDVKGDQRAKLAHMDYELVLREVLA, from the coding sequence ATGTTCAGGATTGCCGTTGCGAACGACAAGGGTGGGGTCGGGAAGACCACGACCGCCGTCATGCTGGCCACCTTGCTGGCTGACAAGGGGCCGACCCTTCTGATTGACGCTGACGAAAAGACAGCGAGTGCCACGGAGTGGGCGGCCGCTGGCCCAGGTCTGGCCTGCACCGTGATTCCTGTGGAGAACCTGGACGCCACGGACCTCAGCCCCTACACCTATCTGGTGTTCGACACGAAAGCCGGGGAAGATGCTGGGGATCTGTTGGAACTCTCGCAAGCGGTCGACCTGTTGATCGTTCCCACCAAGCCGGATGCTTTGAGCCTCCGAGCCCTCCCCAAAACCCTGGCGCCGCTGATCGAGCGTGGCATCAAGAACTACCGGGTGCTGATAACGGACGTGCCACCATCCCCCAGCACCGATGGGCATGAGGCGCGTGCCGCTTTGATGGACCTCGGTGTGCCCGTGTTCAGCCGGGACATTCGCCGGGCCAGCGCCTTCAACAAGGCCGCGCTCGCGGGCACCCGTGTTCGTGACGTAAAAGGCGACCAGCGAGCGAAACTCGCGCATATGGACTACGAACTGGTCCTCCGGGAGGTCCTGG